The Daucus carota subsp. sativus chromosome 9, DH1 v3.0, whole genome shotgun sequence genome window below encodes:
- the LOC108198073 gene encoding uncharacterized protein LOC108198073 translates to MDVEGSKWVTLPKYSDGYRKGVGDFITNAFRKYALGNELKCPCKKCGNRYWTNEKAIHEHLICNGPSVQSIEWIYEVSNFKIIEEDEMDTDIGVGLGGDFEAMIRNTYRNTDEYDPPVRKGLNDYARNFYKRVEEGRQPLHPDSKKFTHLSFIVRLYHLKCIHGFSESAFTDLLALIKEVFPNVNIPVTFNHAKNMIRDLRLDYQKIHACPKDCMLFWAENEKLESCKTCGTSRWKVVDNKNTSVENRDSSKEYKIPAKVLRYFPLKPRLERMFLCSDFSKSMVWHALARNKDGRLRHPSDAQGWKSMDANYPQFASEIRNIRLGLASDGFNPYRSMNISHSTWLVVLLNYNLPPWLIMKPENLILSIIVSGPIAPGKEIDVYMQPLISELKELWNVGVQTYDARVDSTFKLHASLLWTINDFPGYGVLSGWSTKGKLACPSCHYQTSSQYLKYSKKVVYLNHRKFLPLSHKWRSDKKRFNGEIEVEESPELLTGVEVEELLHGFQNNFGKQKKKTKGCSSSNCPWKKKSIFFELPYWSSSMVRHNLDVMHIENNIVDKILGTLLNIGGKTKDHLNARRDLEEMGIRKTLHPINTGDDKHLEITAASFDMTKQEKETFCSVLMNAKLPYGTVSNISCCVHMKERKISCYKSHDAHYILQCLLQFAAAKTLKPEVAIPLIRARPEGCIAEGYLAEECLTFCSKFLSVHDKNKIDEDCCQGAGYPIGTRKNKDGTSIQLDNETWTNAHRNILFNCDNMEVENLRNEHHNLVEKDAKLKRFKRERTHTTEFHKWLKEVVGMKDNVSSELSSLAKGPHRAAKRFTSYMVNGFRFHTKRRDDRCTSQNSGVFVTALTTSYASVKDNNPIVGDVGYYGAIEDIVEVHYWGALTVVLFKCCWYQKEKDCYGLTRVNFNRLCHKNDPFVLATQVQQVFYIEDPTVRDVHFVVKKMAKDQFSEVEDKLSAVDDVSDTGYLARGEIPTVNDISWSRDDIPMKTILVSPDEE, encoded by the exons ATGGATGTTGAAGGAAGTAAATGGGTAACTCTACCCAAGTACAGTGATGGATATAGGAAAGGGGTGGGAGATTTTATTACAAATGCATTTAGGAAATATGCATTAGGCAATGAGTTGAAATGCCCTTGTAAAAAATGTGGTAATCGGTATTGGACGAATGAAAAGGCTATACATGAGCATTTGATTTGCAACGGTCCTAGTGTTCAATCTATAGAATGGATTTATGAAGTATCAAActttaaaataatagaagaagATGAGATGGACACTGATATAGGTGTGGGTTTAGGAGGTGATTTTGAGGCAATGATACGTAACACGTATAGGAATACAGATGAATATGATCCACCAGTTAGAAAAGGACTGAACGATTATGCAAGGAATTTTTACAAGCGTGTTGAGGAGGGTCGACAACCTTTACATCCAGATTCGAAAAAATTTACCCACTTAAGTTTCATTGTGAGGCTTTACCATCTGAAGTGCATCCATGGTTTTAGTGAGTCGGCATTCACTGATTTACTTGCGTTGATAAAGGAGGTCTTTCCTAATGTCAACATACCCGTAACCTTCAATCATGCAAAAAATATGATTAGAGACTTACGCCTCGATTACCAAAAGATCCATGCTTGTCCAAAAGATTGTATGTTATTCTGGGCTGAAAATGAGAAATTGGAGTCTTGTAAAACTTGTGGAACTTCACGCTGGAAGGTAGTGGATAATAAGAACACTTCAGTTGAGAATAGGGATAgctcaaaagaatataaaatCCCAGCAAAAGTGTTGAGATATTTTCCCTTAAAACCGAGGCTGGAAAGAATGTTCTTATGCAGTGATTTCTCTAAGTCAATGGTATGGCATGCTTTAGCACGAAATAAAGATGGCCGGTTAAGGCATCCATCTGATGCCCAAGGCTGGAAGTCCATGGACGCTAATTATCCACAATTTGCATCTGAAATCCGAAACATTAGACTAGGCTTAGCTTCAGATGGATTTAATCCCTACCGTTCCATGAATATATCTCACAGCACCTGGCTAGTTGTGCTACTAAATTACAACCTTCCCCCATGGTTAATTATGAAGCCGGAAAATTTGATACTTTCAATTATAGTTTCTGGCCCCATTGCTCCTGGTAAAGAAATCGATGTATACATGCAGCCACTGATTTCAGAGTTGAAGGAATTGTGGAATGTTGGAGTTCAGACTTACGATGCTAGAGTTGATAGCACATTTAAGCTACATGCAAGTCTCTTATGGACGATAAACGACTTTCCGGGATATGGTGTTTTATCAGGATGGAGTACCAAAGGTAAACTAGCATGTCCTTCGTGTCATTATCAAACCTCATcacaatatttaaaatatagcaaGAAGGTTGTCTATCTTAACCATAGAAAATTTCTGCCTCTCTCTCACAAGTGGAGGTCTGATAAGAAGAGGTTTAATGGTGAAATAGAAGTGGAAGAAAGCCCTGAATTGTTGACTGGAGTGGAGGTTGAGGAGCTACTACATGGTTTTCAGAATAATTTTGGGaagcaaaagaagaagactAAGGGCTGCTCATCATCAAATTGCCCTTGGaagaaaaaatctattttttttgaattgccATATTGGAGTAGTAGTATGGTTAGGCATAACCTTGATGTTATGCATATAGAGAACAACATTGTCGATAAAATTTTGGGGACTTTGTTAAATATTGGCGGGAAGACAAAAGATCATCTTAATGCACGTAGAGATTTAGAAGAAATGGGGATACGAAAGACTCTTCATCCTATCAATACTGGTGATGACAAACACTTGGAGATTACGGCTGCCAGCTTTGATATgacaaaacaagaaaaagaaaccTTCTGTTCAGTTTTAATGAATGCAAAATTACCATATGGGACAGTATCTAATATCAGTTGTTGTGTCCATATGAAGGAGCGGAAGATTTCTTGTTATAAAAGTCATGACGCGCATTACATTCTCCAATGTCTATTACAATTTGCTGCTGCAAAAACACTAAAGCCAGAGGTAGCAATACCTCTTATCAG GGCCAGACCAGAAGGATGTATCGCAGAAGGCTACCTGGCAGAGGAGTGTTTGACATTTTGTTCAAAATTTTTAAGTGttcatgataaaaataaaattgatgaggACTGTTGTCAAGGAGCTGGATATCCTATCGGAACTCGAAAAAACAAAGATGGAACATCAATACAGTTGGACAATGAAACTTGGACAAATGCTCATCGAAACATATTATTCAATTGTGACAATATGGAAGTCGAGAATCTAAGAAA TGAACACCATAATTTGGTTGAAAAGGATGCAAAGTTAAAGAGATTTAAAAGAGAAAGAACGCACACAACTGAATTTCATAAGTGGTTGAAAGAGGTGGTGGGAATGAAAGATAATGTTTCATCAGAATTGTCCTCCTTGGCAAAAGGTCCTCATCGAGCAGCTAAGAGGTTCACTAGTTACATGGTGAATGGATTTAGATTTCACACAAAACGCAGAGATGATAGGTGTACATCACAGAACAGTGGAGTCTTTGTCACAGCTTTAACCACTAGTTATGCGAGTGTGAAAGACAATAATCCTATAGTTGGGGATGTAGGTTATTATGGTGCAATTGAAGACATTGTTGAAGTCCATTACTGGGGTGCATTGActgttgttttatttaaatgCTGTTGGTATCAAAAAGAAAAGGATTGCTATGGGTTAACACGAGTAAACTTCAATAGGTTGTGTCATAAGAATGATCCATTTGTTCTCGCCACCCAAGTGCAACAGGTTTTTTATATCGAAGATCCTACTGTAAGGGATGTTCATTTTGTTGTCAAGAAAATGGCCAAGGATCAATTCTCAGAAGTAGAAGATAAATTGAGTGCGGTTGATGATGTTAGTGACACAGGTTATTTGGCAAGAGGAGAAATACCAACTGTAAATGATATAAGTTGGTCTAGAGATGACATTCCTATGAAAACAATTCTTGTATCACCTGATGAagaatga